Within Desulfobacterales bacterium, the genomic segment GGGGCATTGTTCGTCAGCCTGTTGAAAAAAGGGTGTGGATATGAGACCAAGTCAAAAAGAACTCAATTTGGTGGTAGATTCCGTGCGTCGCTTTGCCAAGAAAGAGATTGAAGGGAATGTTGAAGCGTGGGAAAAGATGAAAAATGTCCCCAGAGAATTGTATAAAAAAATGGGAGATGTCGGCTTTCTGGGCTCTGACCTGCCGGAGGTATACGGAGGGGAAGGGACGAGCTATCATTATACGGCAGCGGTTGCTTCCGAGTTGGCAAGGCTGGGTCATTTTGCTCATGGCGCGTTGATAATTTCCCAGATGAATCTACTCTCGCATTATCTATATGAACTCGGCAACGAGGAACAAAAACAGAAGTACTTAATACCGATGATTAAGGGTGAATGTATTCCGACGATTTGCCTGACGGAGCCGAGCGGCGGGAGTGATCTCCAGGCAGTAAAAACAGAGGCGAGAAAAGATGGAGACTACTATATTCTCAATGGGAGTAAAACCTTCATCAGTGTGATTCATATTGCGGATCTTCATATCGTTGTTGCGCGGACCAATCCCCTCGTGTCCGGGGCGAGGGGCCTTACGCTTTTTATTGTGGACAAAGGAACCGAGGGGTTGGCTTTGGGGCCGAACCTGGAAAAAATCGGTTTTAAAGCCTGCGGCACTGGAGACGTATACTTTGATGATGTCAAGGTTCATAAGCGTCAGGTGCTGGGGGAAATTGACAAAGGGTTTATTCATCTGATGAACCTGCTACCCTTGGAACGAATTCTGCTCGCAACTCAAAATGTCGGTCTCATTGAGGGGGCTCTGCAGTGGACTGTGGACTATGTGAAAAAACGAGAAGTATTTGGGTCAAAATTAAGCGAGCTACAAAACACCCGGTTTAAGATCGCGGAAATGGTTACTGAATTTAATGTGCTGAGAGGATTTTGCGATCATTGCATGGATTTGATGGATAAAGGAAAGCTCACGGCCGAAATTGCCGCCATGCTGAAGCTGTTTGGATCGGATGTGGCATTTAAGATCACGGACGAGTGCCTTCAGTTTTTTGGCGGTTCGGGTTATATGGCGGAAAATCCAATTTCCAGGGCTTGGGCCAACGCTCGCCTCAGTCGTATCTATGGCGGTACCAGTGAGATTATGAAGCATATTATTGCCAAGAATGTTCTGGATTAGGCGAGCTCTTTACGTATATGCATACTTCAAAAGGTGGGCAGTCTTTCACAGGTAGTTCTTACTGGGGTGAATCGGATGATTCGTATGTGATTGCAGCCAATTTGAAAATCAACGCCCCCTCGGTTTATTTTGCAGTGGGTATCTCCTGTGCGGGCCAGCATCTGGCGGGCATCGCCAATGCCAAATGCGTTGTGGCGATTAGCAAGGATGAGGAAGCGAATATCTTCAAACGCGCCCGATTCGGTATTGTGGCGAACTACAAAAGGGTTATTCCCTCATTAATCAAGGTGTTAGCAGAGGAGCAGTAGATGCGCCTGAGCCCCTATTGGAATATCCGTTATGGTAAGTTGGTGGGTGCCTTCACGTGGCCTTGGAAAATTGGGCCTGTTGAAAGTCGGCATGTTCAGATCGCCAACGTCGCCCCGGATCAATAATTCACGTTTTAGCATAGGGAGGCTGCAAGCGTGGGGGCTTACGGCAAATTGTTCGCCGGAACCCTGTCGGAAGCGAGTACGCGCTCGCTGTTGAAGTTTTTCAGCAATTCCTGTTGAGGATCAACCTTAAAAAAGGCGTGATATATTACGTCTGACAAATAATCGGCATGTGTATCAAGATCCACAGAATCATGTGCCTGTTTCATTATATAGTTGGCATATCCTTCCATAATAGCTGTGACGGCAGCATTCGTTAATTCCATGTCTATATTGCGGCAATATCCCTTCTCGATAGAGGCCTTCATGTTGCGCGTAGAAATTTTGAATAAACCCTCATGAATTTTCAGCCATTTTTCTTCAAATTGTTTATCATAAATCATGGCTTCTTGTAGGGCCAGAATTATACCCCTGTGTTGTAGATAAAGCCGAAGAACGCTCTTGACACCATAACGTATTCTTTCATAAACGCTTAACGGTTTATCCTTGGGGTAATGATACCCCATCTTTTTGGCCACGTTGTCAGCTAACATACTAAGAAGGTCTTGCTTGTTTTTAAAATACTTATAAAAAGTTCCATGCCCGAGATCCGCCCGGGTCGTTATGTCGTCAACCGTTGTCTTGACATAGCCCAGTTCAGCAAAGGCCTCAAACGTTGCGCGAATAATCTGTTGCCTGTTTAATGTCTTGCGCCGCTCTGTTCTTGTAAGCTTTGGATTAGTACCTATCGTTTCCATATCATATAACACCTGATCCGATTTAAAAACGCACTGCTTGTGCCACTCGCTGTGTTTGAATTAAATTTTAAGCCCCGAAATACTTAAGGTATCCCGCTGATTGGTCCCGTTTTGCAACAGAATCACCGGCCTTGGCCAAAACCGAAACGTCCCACCGCAGAAAGTGGTTCATCCCCGTATCGTTATCGAATTTATATTGGACAAACTTAAAGATTTATACAGAAAAAAATTGATAATCGCAAGCGCAAATCTGCGATTAATTTTATATTTGACAATGGCGTCATTTTTGACTATTTAGTCAGTATTGCTATAAGCTAATTCCAATTCGTCTTTCTTGCGAGTGTTAATTTGTCTTTGTGAACTGTTTTCTGTCTGAATCCATTAAATATTTTCAAAAAATGGGTTGGATCGAGTCATTCTTGTTGAGAGCGTTTCGATCATGCCAAACCGTGGGGCCATAAAAATGGCTGCACCAAGCAGCATCACAACAATAAAGGAGAAAACGTCATGAGAACAGCCGTGCGTTTAGACATTAAAGGCGGCATAGCAGAGGTAGTGCTGGTGCAGGCAAAACGTGGCAATCCATTAGACGAGAACCTGTGCGGCGATCTGTGCGATGTCGCGAACGAGTGCAGCGAAAACCCGGGCGTTCGTGCCGTGCTGATCCGGGCCGATGGGAAGTACTTCAGCGTTGGTGCCGATCTCAAATGGTTCGGTCGCGACAGGGTCTCCCTGCCGCTCATGCTGAAGCGGGCCAACTCTAAGCTGCACATGGCCATTGCCCGATTTGTGCGTGCGGATGCGCCAGTGGTGATTGCCATTCATGCCCTCGTGGTAGGTGGCATGACCGCACTGACTGCGATGGCAGACTTCGCCTTGGCTGGAACCTCTGCCAAGTTTTATGCTGCCTACAACCTTGTTGGTTTTGCCCCCGATGGTGCCGGCACCTACTTCATTCCCCGCCGCGTGGGCAGCCGAAAAGCAGCCGAGTTCCTAATGCTGAATCAGACCTGGACGGCCGAAGAAGCGGCACGCAACGGCCTTATCACACGCGTGGTACCTGATGACCGCTTGCTGGAAGAAGCCAGATCGCTGGTCGAGGAAATCGCCGGCGGTCCGACCATAACTTTTGGCGAAACGAAACGCCTATTGATGAGCTACACCGATCAGCCGATGGAAACCCAGATGGAGTTAGAAGCGCAGGCTATCGCCCGCTGCGCACACACTGACGACTGTTGGAATGCCATCCAAGCTGTCATG encodes:
- a CDS encoding acyl-CoA dehydrogenase family protein translates to MRPSQKELNLVVDSVRRFAKKEIEGNVEAWEKMKNVPRELYKKMGDVGFLGSDLPEVYGGEGTSYHYTAAVASELARLGHFAHGALIISQMNLLSHYLYELGNEEQKQKYLIPMIKGECIPTICLTEPSGGSDLQAVKTEARKDGDYYILNGSKTFISVIHIADLHIVVARTNPLVSGARGLTLFIVDKGTEGLALGPNLEKIGFKACGTGDVYFDDVKVHKRQVLGEIDKGFIHLMNLLPLERILLATQNVGLIEGALQWTVDYVKKREVFGSKLSELQNTRFKIAEMVTEFNVLRGFCDHCMDLMDKGKLTAEIAAMLKLFGSDVAFKITDECLQFFGGSGYMAENPISRAWANARLSRIYGGTSEIMKHIIAKNVLD
- a CDS encoding TetR/AcrR family transcriptional regulator; the protein is METIGTNPKLTRTERRKTLNRQQIIRATFEAFAELGYVKTTVDDITTRADLGHGTFYKYFKNKQDLLSMLADNVAKKMGYHYPKDKPLSVYERIRYGVKSVLRLYLQHRGIILALQEAMIYDKQFEEKWLKIHEGLFKISTRNMKASIEKGYCRNIDMELTNAAVTAIMEGYANYIMKQAHDSVDLDTHADYLSDVIYHAFFKVDPQQELLKNFNSERVLASDRVPANNLP
- a CDS encoding enoyl-CoA hydratase-related protein; its protein translation is MRTAVRLDIKGGIAEVVLVQAKRGNPLDENLCGDLCDVANECSENPGVRAVLIRADGKYFSVGADLKWFGRDRVSLPLMLKRANSKLHMAIARFVRADAPVVIAIHALVVGGMTALTAMADFALAGTSAKFYAAYNLVGFAPDGAGTYFIPRRVGSRKAAEFLMLNQTWTAEEAARNGLITRVVPDDRLLEEARSLVEEIAGGPTITFGETKRLLMSYTDQPMETQMELEAQAIARCAHTDDCWNAIQAVMHKKPIEFKGR